In the genome of Candidatus Latescibacterota bacterium, the window ATATTTACAGTTCGGTAAAAAATGTCGATGTTGATGGAATCTCCCTCAGGATCATTCCCGAACCAATGACCAGGATCGCCGAATTCGAGATCGGCAATATAGATATACTCGAGGTGCCCCGAGCGGAACTCGAGAGATGGAAGTCTGCGGGCCCGACCCTGATGGAGAGGGAAGAGTTGAGTGTCGTATATATCGGCCTGAACAATTCCAGGCCGCCCTTCGATGATCCGAGAGTCAGGAGGGCGATGAATATGGCCATCGACGTCGAGACGATAATCGCTCGTGTTCTTTTCGGCGCTGGCAGAAAAGCGCGCGGCAGCATCCCTCCAGGCTTGAAAGGCGGGAGTCGCGGCAGCGACCTGTATCCGTATGATCCCGAAAAAGCCGCCAGCCTGCTTGCCGAAGCCGGTTATCCGGAAGGATTCGAGATGGAGATATGGCAGCGGGAGAATCCGGAGGCGGGCAGGATACTTGAAAGTGTCCAGGCCTACCTGTCCAGAGTCGGGATAAAAGTGAAGATCGTCACACGCGAGTGGGGGGCTTTCAAGCAGGCGGTGGACCATGGAAGCCCTGACGCTTTCTATCTGGACTGGTATGCCGATTATCCGGACGCGGAGAATTTTCTCATGCCTCTTTTTCATTCTTCGAACAGGGGTGGGGGAGGCAACAGGGCTTTATTCTCCGATTCTTCAGTAGATTCCCTTCTGGATGCCGCCTCTTCCCTGGCAGACGCGGAAAAGAGATTGCTCCTATATCTGGATATAGAAAAAAGTGTCTACTCGGATGCTCCGTGGATTTTCCTCTGGTTTCCCATCCGGTATGAAGTAGTATCACACAGGCTGAAGGGGTACAACATGCCGGTTATCTTCAACAGCCGGAGATTTACAGGTATTTCCATAAGGTAAGGTTTTCCTGGTTTGTTAAGATTCACTGCCAGAAGATTGTTGATGCTTGTCCCGATCCTTTTCGGTGTCGTGACCGTGACATTTTTCCTGATGTATGTCATGCCTGGAGACCCCGTGCTGGCCCTGGCCGGTGAGCGGTATGACGAAGAGACCCTGGAAAGTCTCAGGAAGGAATTCGGGCTTGATAAACCTCTTCATCTTCAGTACGTGGACTATCTTTCCCGGCTTGCCCGTTTCGATCTCGGACGGTCGTTTATTACCGGAAGGCCTGTGTCGGAGAGCATTGCCGAGAGGTTTCCGCGCACGATGCTGCTGGCGTTGAGTGCCATGTCCATAGCAGTGATTGCCGGGGTGGTCACCGGCGGACTGTCCGCGTGGGGGAGATTCCCATGGCTCGGCAGGGCCTTGATGGGGCTGTCTCTCGCGGGAGTGTCGATCCCTGTATTCTGGCTTGGGCTTCTTCTGATCCACCTTTTTTCGATAAAGCTTGGTATCCTTCCACCATCGGGATACGGTGGAGGGTCTATACGATATCTGGTGCTTCCGGCGTTGACGCTTTCTTTCGCTTCGATGGCGACTATCGCCAGGGTGACCAGGTCAGGATTTCTCGAAGCCGGAGCCGGTGATTTCGTCAGGACGGCAAGGGCCAAGGGACTTGCCGAATCGAAGGTCATAGGCAAGCATGTCTTCAGGAACGCACTCATTCCCGTCGTGACAATAGTCGGCACGGATTTCGGCAGCTATCTCAGTGGCTCGGTCCTGACCGAGACGATATTCGGGTGGCCCGGCCTCGGCCGGTTCATCGTGCAGGCGATCATGAAAAGGGATTTTCCGGTCATACAGGGGGCTATTCTATTTATGGCGGTGATGTTCGTTCTCGTCAACCTGCTGGTCGATCTGAGCTACGGGATGATAGACCCCAGGGTGAGGCAGAAGGAGGGTCCAGGTTGAGCGACAATGGAGATGCCAGAAATTCCGGGAGTGGACCACTTGCCGGTGCGGAGCCTTCCTTCCGCAGAAGAGCTGTCTCGAAATTTCTCAGAAACCGTGTCGCTGTGGCAGGGCTGATCATCCTTCTGCTGATCGTCTCGTCGTCGATCCTCTCCATCCTGGCCGGAGCCCCGGATTCAGCTGAAATAGATCTGGACCGGTCTCTCGAACCTCCCTCTCTCAGGCATCCGTTCGGAACAGATGCTTTTGGCAGGGATCTACTCATCCGCGTCCTACAGGGGGGACGAGTCTCCCTGAGTGTAGGGTTTGCCGCGAGGACGATATCTCTCGTGCTTGGCCTCCTTTTCGGGACCCTGGCGGGGTTTTATGGTGGCAAGGTCGATTCCATCCTCATGAGGCTGGCAGACATTACTTTCTCGTTTCCCACACTTCTCCTCCTGATCGCAATAATGGCGGTCGCTTCCCCCGGACTCATCTCATTATTTACTGCGCTGGGCGTAGTCGGATGGGCGGCGCTGGCGAGGCTGGTCAGGGCCCAGGTACTTTCCGTGAGGCAGAGGGAATATGTGCAGGCGGCAAGGGCGGCGGGAGCGTCAGATCTGAAGATAATCACAAGGTATATTCTTCCACAATGTATCTCTCCCGTGATAGTGGTATATACACTCGGACTGGGGATGACTGTGATGGCCGAATCGAGCCTCAGCTTTCTCGGGCTTGGTGTCCAACCGCCGGTACCCAGCTGGGGGCGGATGATCTCCGGAGGTATAGCTTTCATGAGGACCGCGCCATGGCTGACTCTGTTTCCGGGCCTTGTGCTGACTCTTACGATATCTTCGTTGAATCTGGTCGGTGACGGTCTGAGAGATGCCCTCGACCCTTCGATCGTCAGGGGGTTCAAGGGGCTGGGCAGGATGAAACTGTAATCGGGATGATTTGTGGGTGCAAGGAGACGACTCGATGAAAAGGCTTCTGGAGATATTGATCGACAACCTGACAAAATCCCGGGATGAGCTTGGATTTGACTGGCGGACCTGCTGGTCGAAGGTAACACCGGAAAGTGATGGAAGGGTCGTGGTGGATGTCAGCAGGCCCGAACAGCTTCAGGCACTCGAATCGGTCGCGGGAGATTTTGGGGTCATGGGAAAATCTGTCGGGGAACTTGTCATGCGGTCACGTGCGGGTGTCGAGATCCTCGGGAGGGTCGCGGGCGCTTCGAGTGGAACCGTGCTGTGGGTCGTTTCCAGTGTTGCGGATCTTAGAAGAGAGCCCGAACACAGCGCCGAGCTTCTTACCCAGGCGATCATGGGTGAGACCCTGACTTTGCTTGAAACGAGAGGTGACTGGTTCTTCGTCATGATGGACGATCATTATCATGGTTGGATCAGATCCTGGTATGTCAGCGAGACTCCCCTCGATGTAGTCAGGTCGTTCGCCGCGGAGGCGAGCGCGAGGATAGAGGCCAGAGTGTCGTATGTCCTC includes:
- a CDS encoding ABC transporter permease, producing the protein MLVPILFGVVTVTFFLMYVMPGDPVLALAGERYDEETLESLRKEFGLDKPLHLQYVDYLSRLARFDLGRSFITGRPVSESIAERFPRTMLLALSAMSIAVIAGVVTGGLSAWGRFPWLGRALMGLSLAGVSIPVFWLGLLLIHLFSIKLGILPPSGYGGGSIRYLVLPALTLSFASMATIARVTRSGFLEAGAGDFVRTARAKGLAESKVIGKHVFRNALIPVVTIVGTDFGSYLSGSVLTETIFGWPGLGRFIVQAIMKRDFPVIQGAILFMAVMFVLVNLLVDLSYGMIDPRVRQKEGPG
- a CDS encoding ABC transporter substrate-binding protein, which translates into the protein MASIALSIHRFIDRRLVSFLFPALFLVVATFAGSCSREVQLPVVRLALQTEPTTADPSFAVDVSSGMLVSLTHQNLVRFDDDGKIAPDLAESWELYPDGLTYVFKLGRSGFSDGSPVKASDVVFSLRRLLDPETMSPRWWVLEPVLRAKEYHSGGLFDETSINAPDDVMVVIRLERPTAHFLSLLSMPAAAIVSREMVAVAGKEYGRTPGGSGPWKLKRWSAGDELILERNIYSSVKNVDVDGISLRIIPEPMTRIAEFEIGNIDILEVPRAELERWKSAGPTLMEREELSVVYIGLNNSRPPFDDPRVRRAMNMAIDVETIIARVLFGAGRKARGSIPPGLKGGSRGSDLYPYDPEKAASLLAEAGYPEGFEMEIWQRENPEAGRILESVQAYLSRVGIKVKIVTREWGAFKQAVDHGSPDAFYLDWYADYPDAENFLMPLFHSSNRGGGGNRALFSDSSVDSLLDAASSLADAEKRLLLYLDIEKSVYSDAPWIFLWFPIRYEVVSHRLKGYNMPVIFNSRRFTGISIR
- a CDS encoding ABC transporter permease, whose amino-acid sequence is MSDNGDARNSGSGPLAGAEPSFRRRAVSKFLRNRVAVAGLIILLLIVSSSILSILAGAPDSAEIDLDRSLEPPSLRHPFGTDAFGRDLLIRVLQGGRVSLSVGFAARTISLVLGLLFGTLAGFYGGKVDSILMRLADITFSFPTLLLLIAIMAVASPGLISLFTALGVVGWAALARLVRAQVLSVRQREYVQAARAAGASDLKIITRYILPQCISPVIVVYTLGLGMTVMAESSLSFLGLGVQPPVPSWGRMISGGIAFMRTAPWLTLFPGLVLTLTISSLNLVGDGLRDALDPSIVRGFKGLGRMKL